The Flaviramulus sp. BrNp1-15 genome has a window encoding:
- a CDS encoding sensor histidine kinase translates to MKYFKILVCFLVGLNYANAQIDDKLRKIDSIKSYIAISKTLDSVSVAQEHYKIGELYRHSLLSDSAYTYFQKAEKVFRKYKLKYETAITLYGIAVVQCLDKDYTGSESTSIEVITLLESLEQNNNIKKYRAYIYNNLGIVFDELEQFDEAVRYLELSLSLKNNLQGDFNRSKGLTLNNLIKVYRRSGQYNLAFEKYDEIFNNKKLITEHPDVYVLALGNYANALYLSGNSKKLPGLYLRALNICDSINDKYNSIIIHQHLAEYYNNLNLKDSAKYYAYNAKKISEFYNNDDLLKSLLLLSKIESGEVANKFLKDYIKLSDSLQKSERAKRDKFARIRFETSQIEQENVKIARERSWLLIISIGTILTAFLLYLIITQRNKNKELQFIQKQQETNEEIYNLMLSQNENIEEARSLEKKRISEELHDGVLGRLFGTRLSLDSLNLSNSVEAVKTRGQYIEELKAIEQDIRKVSHELNTDFISGSGFIDIIKTLVETQALAYEIEYDLEHDDAINWDSISNKMKIHIYRIIQESLHNIYKHANATHVKISFKLKNNVICLTLTDDGSGFDVNKAKSGIGLKNMNSRIKEINGTINITSKKDIGTTVTIEAPIS, encoded by the coding sequence TTGAAATATTTTAAAATTTTAGTTTGCTTCTTAGTAGGACTTAATTACGCAAATGCTCAAATAGATGATAAATTGCGTAAAATAGATTCTATTAAATCATATATAGCAATTTCTAAAACACTTGATTCTGTTTCTGTTGCACAAGAGCATTACAAAATAGGAGAATTGTATAGGCATTCTCTATTAAGTGATAGTGCTTACACCTATTTTCAAAAAGCTGAAAAAGTTTTTAGAAAATATAAACTTAAATATGAAACAGCTATAACACTTTATGGTATTGCAGTTGTTCAGTGTCTTGATAAGGATTATACAGGGAGTGAGTCTACATCAATTGAAGTAATCACTTTATTAGAGAGTTTAGAACAAAATAATAACATTAAAAAATATAGAGCTTATATTTATAATAATTTAGGAATTGTATTCGATGAATTGGAACAATTTGATGAAGCTGTAAGGTACCTTGAGTTATCACTTTCTTTAAAAAACAATTTACAAGGAGATTTTAATAGAAGCAAAGGGCTTACATTAAATAATCTAATAAAAGTCTACCGGCGTTCAGGACAATATAATTTAGCTTTTGAAAAATATGATGAAATATTTAATAACAAAAAATTAATAACTGAACATCCTGATGTCTATGTTTTAGCATTAGGTAATTATGCAAACGCATTATATCTCTCAGGAAATTCAAAAAAATTACCAGGTTTATATCTTAGAGCTTTAAACATATGTGATAGCATTAATGATAAGTATAACTCAATAATCATTCACCAACATTTAGCAGAATATTACAATAATTTAAACTTAAAAGATTCTGCTAAATATTATGCTTATAATGCTAAGAAAATTTCAGAATTTTACAATAATGATGATTTATTAAAATCTCTACTTTTACTATCAAAAATAGAAAGTGGTGAAGTAGCTAATAAGTTTTTAAAAGATTATATAAAACTTAGTGACAGCTTGCAAAAAAGTGAAAGGGCAAAACGTGATAAATTTGCCAGAATACGATTTGAAACTAGTCAAATAGAACAAGAAAACGTAAAAATAGCAAGAGAGCGTTCATGGCTTCTAATAATCTCTATAGGAACAATATTAACAGCTTTTTTATTATATCTGATTATTACCCAAAGAAATAAAAATAAAGAATTACAGTTTATACAAAAACAACAAGAAACCAACGAAGAGATTTATAACCTCATGCTATCTCAAAACGAAAATATTGAAGAAGCTAGATCATTAGAGAAAAAAAGAATTTCAGAAGAATTACATGATGGTGTTTTAGGCCGGTTATTTGGTACGCGATTAAGTCTAGATAGCTTGAATTTAAGTAATAGTGTTGAAGCTGTAAAAACAAGAGGCCAGTATATAGAAGAACTCAAAGCTATTGAGCAGGATATACGTAAAGTATCTCATGAGTTAAATACCGATTTTATTTCTGGATCTGGTTTTATAGATATAATTAAAACATTAGTAGAAACACAGGCATTAGCTTATGAAATAGAATATGATTTAGAACATGATGATGCGATAAATTGGGATTCTATTTCTAATAAAATGAAAATTCATATTTATAGAATTATTCAAGAATCTTTACACAATATATATAAACATGCTAATGCAACCCATGTAAAAATTAGTTTTAAACTAAAAAATAACGTAATTTGCTTAACACTGACTGATGATGGTTCCGGATTCGATGTAAATAAAGCAAAGTCAGGTATTGGCTTAAAAAATATGAATTCCAGAATAAAAGAAATTAACGGAACCATTAATATAACATCTAAAAAAGACATAGGAACAACAGTAACAATAGAGGCGCCAATATCCTAA
- a CDS encoding response regulator: protein MTEKIKILMIDDHPMIIEGYQNTLLFTKKDNQELHIDIANNCDEAIMYMDKSLQEKPYDVLFVDISLPPSTDGQMSSGEDLAEYARKILPKAKIIILTMFNESFRIHNIIRTINPEGFLIKSDLTSSELASAFQKVLTNPPFYSGTVNNHIRKAITSDIVIDEKNRKILHLLSQGVKTKNLASHLDISLSAIEKRKKQLREIFEVNDGQDETLLNKAREKGFV from the coding sequence ATGACTGAAAAAATAAAAATACTAATGATTGATGACCATCCTATGATTATTGAAGGTTATCAAAACACATTACTTTTTACAAAAAAAGATAATCAAGAATTACATATTGATATTGCAAATAATTGTGATGAAGCCATAATGTATATGGATAAATCGTTACAAGAAAAACCATATGATGTTTTATTTGTAGATATAAGTTTACCACCCTCAACAGACGGACAAATGAGCTCTGGTGAAGATTTAGCTGAATACGCTCGTAAGATATTACCAAAAGCAAAAATTATTATTTTAACAATGTTTAATGAATCATTTAGAATTCATAACATTATAAGAACAATCAATCCGGAAGGATTTTTAATTAAAAGTGATTTAACATCTAGCGAATTAGCCAGTGCGTTTCAAAAAGTTTTAACTAATCCGCCTTTTTATAGCGGAACGGTAAACAACCATATTAGAAAAGCAATTACAAGCGATATTGTAATTGATGAAAAAAACAGAAAAATACTTCACCTTTTATCACAAGGCGTAAAAACAAAAAATCTTGCATCACATTTAGACATATCTTTAAGCGCTATTGAAAAGAGAAAAAAACAACTTAGAGAAATTTTTGAAGTGAATGATGGACAAGATGAAACCTTATTGAATAAGGCACGTGAGAAAGGCTTTGTTTAG
- a CDS encoding DUF456 domain-containing protein, which translates to MDIILIIIAALVMILGVIGSFLPVLPGPLTSWVGLLILHFTDAVPMDKSFLIITLIIAIGIWLLDYIIPAIGTKRFGGTKYGMIGTTIGLIVGLISPIPGGIIIGPFIGALIGELINKSDSKTATKAAFGSFIGFLTSTFIKFVVAIIYLGLYIGILWDYREGLFQL; encoded by the coding sequence ATGGATATTATTTTAATTATTATTGCTGCCCTTGTTATGATTTTAGGTGTAATTGGCAGCTTTTTACCTGTTTTACCAGGACCACTTACAAGTTGGGTAGGACTTTTAATTCTTCATTTTACAGATGCTGTACCAATGGACAAATCTTTTTTAATTATTACTCTAATTATTGCTATTGGTATTTGGCTATTAGATTATATAATTCCAGCAATTGGCACAAAACGATTTGGTGGCACTAAATATGGAATGATTGGTACTACAATAGGGTTAATTGTTGGCTTAATTTCACCAATACCTGGAGGCATTATTATAGGACCTTTTATTGGCGCTTTAATAGGCGAATTAATTAACAAAAGTGATTCTAAAACAGCAACTAAAGCTGCATTTGGTTCTTTTATCGGTTTTTTAACTTCAACTTTTATAAAATTTGTTGTGGCTATTATTTATTTAGGTCTTTATATTGGAATTTTATGGGATTATAGAGAAGGCTTATTTCAATTATAA
- a CDS encoding Bax inhibitor-1/YccA family protein, with product MNFLNKTSNPAFTSYFFGGGKTNAKTMSVTGIFIKSMLSIAIMVIISFGVWKLYRDGADIKWYSMGGMLAAIIISIVISVRQHWAHVLVPLYAIAKGFFLGSISIYAHARFPNLPYQAIGITVVTFFVMLLLYQTRIIIVTKKLRSVIITAVASIFVIYIISWILSFFGIKVFIWCTSWPAIIFNIAAAIFASLSLLLDFDYIERHKNRSPKYKEWLATWGLLVTLVWLYAEILRLMRKLAIRF from the coding sequence ATGAATTTTTTAAATAAAACCTCTAACCCAGCATTTACAAGTTACTTTTTTGGCGGTGGCAAAACGAATGCTAAAACCATGAGTGTTACTGGTATTTTTATAAAATCTATGCTTTCTATAGCTATAATGGTCATTATCTCATTTGGTGTATGGAAACTATATAGAGATGGTGCAGACATAAAATGGTATTCAATGGGTGGGATGCTTGCAGCTATTATTATTAGTATTGTAATTTCTGTTCGCCAACATTGGGCACATGTTTTAGTGCCACTCTACGCAATTGCCAAAGGTTTTTTTCTAGGTAGCATTAGTATTTATGCACATGCACGTTTCCCTAATTTACCATACCAAGCAATAGGAATTACTGTGGTTACATTTTTTGTAATGCTTTTACTTTATCAAACCAGAATAATTATAGTGACTAAAAAACTACGAAGTGTAATTATTACTGCCGTTGCAAGTATATTTGTGATTTATATCATTTCTTGGATTTTAAGCTTTTTTGGTATTAAAGTGTTTATTTGGTGCACCTCATGGCCTGCTATTATTTTTAATATTGCCGCAGCAATATTTGCTTCTTTATCATTACTTCTGGATTTTGATTATATAGAACGCCACAAAAACAGATCACCAAAATACAAGGAATGGTTAGCAACTTGGGGACTTTTAGTAACTTTGGTTTGGCTATATGCCGAAATTTTGAGGTTGATGCGAAAACTCGCCATTAGGTTTTAA
- a CDS encoding glycosyltransferase, with product MIIISIIVTFLYLFLIGCFVYGFDKVKSFYLENIPAKTKFSIIIPFRNEAENLPDLLKSIKLLQYPKHLFEIIYVDDDSEDNSVTILKHFINSRPLDCAQGNMLIIKSKRQSNSPKKDAITTAIKKAKYDWIITTDADCILPKYWLDSFDEFIQKTKPKCIVAPVTYIKQKLFLHKFQLLDILSLQGATIGGFGINKPFLCNGANFAYQKALFNELNGFNGNNNIASGDDIFFLEKVLKSHPKQLVYLKCEQAIVTTNSQPTWKHLLSQRIRWASKTSAYNNWFGKLTGLIVLLMNALIIIGLLLSVLNVFNYKIWLYILIIKLSIDFFLIYKSANFFNQKDILTRYFLGFLVYPFFSVYVAFISAFSNYKWKGRDFKK from the coding sequence ATGATAATAATTAGCATTATTGTAACTTTTCTTTATCTATTTTTAATAGGATGTTTTGTCTATGGTTTTGATAAAGTAAAATCTTTTTATTTAGAAAATATTCCGGCTAAAACTAAATTTTCTATAATTATTCCTTTTAGAAATGAAGCTGAAAATTTACCAGATTTATTGAAATCTATTAAGTTATTACAATACCCGAAACACCTATTTGAAATTATTTATGTTGATGATGATTCTGAAGATAATTCGGTTACAATTTTAAAGCATTTTATAAATTCAAGACCATTAGACTGCGCTCAAGGTAACATGTTAATTATTAAAAGTAAAAGACAATCCAATTCACCTAAAAAAGATGCTATAACAACTGCCATAAAAAAAGCTAAATATGATTGGATTATTACCACAGATGCCGATTGTATTTTACCAAAGTACTGGCTCGATAGTTTTGATGAATTTATACAAAAAACAAAACCAAAATGTATTGTAGCTCCAGTTACTTATATTAAACAAAAGCTTTTTTTACACAAGTTTCAATTACTTGATATTTTAAGTTTACAAGGCGCTACTATAGGCGGCTTTGGCATCAATAAACCCTTTTTATGCAACGGTGCTAATTTTGCTTACCAAAAAGCATTATTCAACGAATTGAATGGTTTTAACGGAAACAACAACATTGCAAGTGGCGACGACATTTTTTTTCTAGAAAAGGTCTTAAAATCACACCCAAAACAGCTTGTCTATTTAAAATGTGAACAAGCTATTGTAACAACAAATTCTCAACCAACTTGGAAACATTTACTATCTCAACGTATTCGTTGGGCATCAAAAACAAGTGCTTATAACAATTGGTTTGGTAAACTTACTGGACTTATTGTTTTACTTATGAATGCCTTAATAATTATAGGCTTATTACTATCCGTTTTAAATGTTTTTAACTATAAAATTTGGCTTTACATATTAATTATTAAGTTAAGTATTGACTTCTTTTTAATTTATAAATCAGCAAACTTTTTTAATCAAAAAGACATTTTAACCAGATACTTTCTTGGTTTTTTAGTGTATCCTTTTTTTAGTGTTTATGTAGCTTTTATTTCTGCTTTTTCTAATTACAAATGGAAAGGAAGAGATTTTAAAAAATAG
- a CDS encoding lysylphosphatidylglycerol synthase domain-containing protein, translating to MMYSLPYKTKQFFFVLIKLSIVVGAFYFIYQKLANNDEIEFSVFVDFLTKKNVFSVKTVILLVFLSICNWFLEILKWKKLVSFIKKISFKNALEQSLGALTASLFTPNRIGEYGAKAIYYSSIYRKRIVLINLLSNILQMSVTVLLGVIGFSFFALENNIEINHYKLSRFLLIGITIFILAAFGLTKSNFNIKGFSLNKIKQFVIEYPKNKLALGFLLSLLRYALFSFQFYFLLSIFNVDISYFNAMKVITSMYLLASIIPSVFVFDVIIKGSVAVYLFSFIQVNELTILSIIIIMWLLNFVLPSFFGSYYVLNFNFPKNNDTL from the coding sequence ATGATGTATTCGTTGCCATACAAAACTAAGCAATTCTTTTTTGTGCTCATTAAATTGAGTATTGTAGTTGGTGCTTTTTATTTTATCTATCAAAAATTAGCAAATAATGACGAAATTGAATTTTCTGTTTTTGTTGATTTTTTAACAAAAAAGAATGTTTTTTCGGTAAAAACAGTCATTTTGCTAGTCTTTTTAAGCATTTGTAACTGGTTTTTAGAAATTTTAAAATGGAAAAAACTGGTGAGTTTTATTAAAAAAATTAGTTTTAAAAACGCTCTCGAACAAAGTTTAGGCGCATTAACTGCATCATTATTTACACCAAACAGAATTGGCGAATATGGGGCTAAAGCCATTTACTACAGCTCCATTTACAGAAAGCGAATTGTATTAATAAATTTGTTGAGTAATATTTTGCAAATGAGTGTTACCGTTTTACTTGGTGTTATTGGATTTAGCTTTTTTGCACTAGAAAATAATATTGAAATAAACCATTATAAGCTTTCTAGGTTTTTATTAATCGGCATAACCATATTCATTTTAGCAGCCTTCGGATTAACTAAAAGCAACTTCAACATAAAAGGATTTTCATTAAATAAGATAAAACAATTTGTTATTGAATATCCAAAAAACAAACTAGCATTAGGTTTTTTGTTATCATTATTACGTTATGCTCTTTTTTCATTTCAATTTTATTTTTTATTAAGCATTTTTAATGTTGATATCTCCTATTTTAATGCCATGAAAGTGATAACTTCTATGTATTTATTAGCTTCAATAATTCCATCGGTTTTTGTTTTTGATGTCATTATTAAAGGCAGTGTTGCTGTGTATTTATTCTCTTTTATTCAGGTAAACGAGCTCACTATTTTGAGCATTATTATTATTATGTGGCTACTTAACTTTGTGCTACCAAGCTTTTTTGGAAGTTACTATGTACTTAATTTTAATTTTCCTAAAAACAATGATACGTTATGA
- a CDS encoding outer membrane beta-barrel protein: protein MSSIFKIYKKLFITVIFTSYGVLSFSQGDTSTVKAQFALGLNNPSRDGFVQGFEGQIYNFPTVNLGVQYMFTPKLGAKLDYGFSRISNQEYAQDFKLNYSRINLQVVYNATSIFSFLPQRMGTFIHAGPGFSILKPLGNFTQNETSYLNTMGGIEFHYGISDKLSLYLDASYILGFEDDFIPISNGFGSFNGNLLTVTIGASISLSGCYYCEQND, encoded by the coding sequence ATGTCTTCAATTTTTAAAATTTATAAGAAACTTTTTATAACGGTAATCTTTACTTCATATGGAGTTTTAAGTTTTTCACAAGGAGATACAAGTACGGTTAAAGCGCAATTTGCCTTGGGTTTAAATAATCCTTCAAGGGATGGTTTTGTTCAAGGTTTTGAAGGGCAAATTTATAATTTCCCAACAGTAAATTTAGGTGTTCAGTATATGTTTACGCCAAAACTTGGTGCTAAATTAGATTATGGTTTTAGCAGAATTTCAAATCAAGAGTATGCTCAAGATTTTAAACTAAATTACTCTCGAATAAATTTACAAGTGGTTTACAATGCTACATCTATTTTTAGCTTTTTACCACAGCGTATGGGGACTTTTATTCATGCAGGACCTGGTTTTTCTATTTTAAAACCTTTAGGAAATTTTACTCAAAATGAAACGTCGTATCTCAATACAATGGGTGGAATAGAATTTCATTACGGTATTTCAGATAAACTTTCGTTGTATTTAGACGCTTCTTATATTTTAGGATTTGAAGATGATTTTATTCCAATTTCTAATGGTTTTGGCTCGTTTAACGGAAACCTTTTAACCGTAACCATTGGCGCTTCAATATCGTTAAGTGGATGCTATTATTGTGAACAGAATGACTAA
- the ruvC gene encoding crossover junction endodeoxyribonuclease RuvC: MTKERIILGIDPGTTIMGFGLIKVVGKTMTFLQLNELDLKKYDDHYLKLKLIFERTIELIDTYNPDEIAIEAPFFGKNVQSMLKLGRAQGVAMAAGLSREIPITEYLPKKIKMAITGNGNASKEQVAKMLQSLLGLKTLPKNLDATDGLAAAVCHFYNSGKVTVGKSYSGWDAFVKQNGDRVKK, encoded by the coding sequence ATGACTAAGGAAAGAATTATTTTAGGAATAGACCCAGGTACAACCATAATGGGTTTCGGACTCATAAAAGTAGTTGGAAAAACCATGACATTTTTACAACTAAATGAGTTAGATCTTAAAAAGTACGACGACCATTATTTAAAACTCAAGCTTATTTTTGAACGTACCATAGAACTTATTGACACTTATAATCCCGATGAAATTGCTATTGAAGCACCTTTTTTTGGTAAAAATGTGCAAAGTATGCTCAAGTTAGGAAGAGCGCAGGGTGTTGCTATGGCTGCAGGTTTAAGCAGAGAAATACCAATTACGGAATATCTGCCAAAAAAAATAAAAATGGCTATTACAGGTAACGGAAATGCTAGTAAAGAACAAGTGGCAAAAATGCTTCAAAGTTTATTGGGTCTTAAAACTTTACCAAAAAATTTGGATGCTACCGATGGTTTAGCCGCAGCAGTGTGTCATTTTTATAATTCTGGAAAAGTTACGGTTGGTAAAAGCTATTCTGGTTGGGATGCTTTTGTGAAGCAGAATGGAGATAGAGTTAAAAAATAA
- the hemW gene encoding radical SAM family heme chaperone HemW: MSGLYIHIPFCKQACYYCDFHFSTSLKKKDKLIQALVKELELRKEELGDETVETIYFGGGTPSLLTNQELELLIDSVYKYFKVSENPEITLEANPDDLSENRIIELSKSPINRLSIGVQSFFQRDLKLMNRAHNAKEAKTCLSVATRYFDNISIDLIYGIPDLTHEEWIENIETALSYNIPHISSYALTVEPKTALENFIKKGVVKNVDDALAQEQFHILIDKLEAEGFVHYELSNFGKPDYFSKNNSAYWLGKPYLGIGPSAHSFNGKDRGWNVRNNSKYIKSIQQNILPIETETLSVTDKYNEYVMTGLRTIWGVSIEKVETDFGKNYKKHLLKQSEKYINQHLLYIDDAKLLTTKKGKFLSDGIASDLFKINLS; encoded by the coding sequence ATGTCAGGCTTATACATCCATATTCCATTTTGCAAGCAAGCTTGTTATTACTGTGACTTTCATTTTTCTACGTCTTTAAAAAAGAAAGATAAGCTCATTCAGGCTTTAGTAAAAGAATTGGAATTACGTAAAGAAGAACTAGGAGATGAAACTGTTGAAACCATTTATTTTGGTGGTGGCACACCAAGTTTGTTAACCAATCAAGAATTAGAATTACTTATAGATTCTGTTTACAAGTATTTTAAAGTTTCGGAAAATCCAGAAATCACACTCGAGGCAAATCCAGACGATTTATCTGAAAACCGAATAATTGAATTATCTAAAAGCCCAATAAATCGTTTAAGCATTGGTGTTCAATCTTTTTTTCAACGCGATTTAAAGCTCATGAATCGAGCTCATAATGCCAAAGAAGCAAAAACTTGTTTGTCTGTCGCAACGCGTTACTTCGATAATATTTCAATCGATTTAATATACGGCATTCCAGATTTAACTCATGAAGAATGGATAGAAAATATTGAAACCGCATTATCTTATAATATACCCCACATTTCAAGTTATGCTTTAACTGTTGAACCTAAAACAGCTTTAGAAAACTTTATTAAAAAAGGGGTTGTGAAGAATGTTGATGATGCATTAGCACAAGAGCAATTTCATATTTTAATAGACAAGTTAGAAGCTGAAGGTTTTGTGCATTATGAGCTGTCAAACTTTGGGAAACCTGACTATTTTAGCAAAAATAATTCGGCATATTGGTTAGGAAAACCATATTTGGGCATTGGTCCTTCGGCACATTCTTTTAACGGAAAAGACCGTGGTTGGAATGTTAGAAATAACTCAAAATACATAAAATCTATTCAACAAAATATATTGCCAATTGAAACAGAAACCCTTTCTGTAACCGATAAATATAACGAATATGTTATGACTGGTTTACGAACTATTTGGGGAGTTTCCATAGAAAAAGTTGAAACAGATTTTGGCAAAAACTATAAAAAACACCTTTTAAAACAATCTGAAAAGTATATAAATCAACATTTATTGTATATTGATGATGCTAAACTATTAACAACAAAAAAAGGCAAATTTTTAAGCGATGGTATCGCTTCAGATTTATTTAAAATTAATTTATCTTGA
- a CDS encoding cyclase family protein has translation MITTIQYKSRKLQIDLTQPIDISIPLRASKSNVNAWYVDAPKIEPVKDGEWIATVKDGACINFNNIYFNPHAHGTHTECVGHITQEVHSINKNLKQFFFLAEVITVAPESLDGDSVISKKQLQFAIGNKKREAIVIRTIPNTTEKLSKQYSNTNPPYLLKDAAVYLREKGVKHLLIDLPSVDKEKDECQLLAHNAFWNTKGKLRLDATITEFIFVPNKVEDGAYFLNLQIAPFENDATPSKPILYKILD, from the coding sequence TTGATTACAACAATTCAATACAAATCCAGAAAACTTCAAATAGATTTAACGCAACCCATAGATATTTCTATACCATTAAGGGCATCAAAAAGTAATGTGAATGCATGGTATGTAGATGCTCCAAAAATTGAACCCGTAAAAGATGGCGAATGGATTGCTACGGTAAAAGATGGTGCTTGCATAAATTTTAATAATATTTATTTTAACCCACATGCTCATGGAACGCATACAGAATGTGTTGGTCACATAACACAAGAAGTACATTCTATAAACAAAAATTTAAAACAATTTTTCTTTTTGGCAGAGGTGATTACAGTGGCGCCAGAAAGTTTAGATGGCGATTCTGTTATATCTAAAAAGCAATTGCAATTTGCTATAGGCAATAAAAAAAGAGAAGCGATTGTTATTAGAACAATACCTAACACAACGGAGAAATTGTCTAAACAATATTCTAATACAAACCCACCTTATTTATTAAAAGATGCTGCCGTTTATTTACGAGAAAAAGGGGTAAAACATTTGTTAATAGATTTACCGAGTGTTGATAAAGAGAAAGATGAATGCCAACTTTTAGCTCATAATGCATTTTGGAATACGAAAGGTAAATTAAGGTTGGATGCTACAATTACGGAGTTTATTTTTGTACCCAATAAGGTAGAAGATGGGGCTTATTTTTTAAACCTTCAAATAGCACCTTTTGAAAATGATGCTACACCAAGCAAACCAATTTTATATAAAATATTAGATTAA
- a CDS encoding DUF4230 domain-containing protein, with translation MEAFLGIIIGVLVTLGIVTYVKSLKKKSLVNAQSVLLLDKIKKVCKFITVEGDFAEIYHYEDVKERFLKMITSKKKALVVINAKAHVGYDLSKIILKADNTNKKILLEHFPQPEVLSIETNLNYYDKSEGYFNKFEATDLTGLHNEAKSHIQDKIPESGLIQIAQKEALETILLIETIVETIGWKLDYSALKIEDNNQKLIKK, from the coding sequence ATGGAAGCTTTTTTAGGAATTATAATTGGGGTTTTAGTAACGTTAGGAATTGTTACTTACGTAAAGTCTTTAAAAAAGAAAAGCTTAGTAAATGCACAATCTGTTCTACTATTAGATAAGATTAAAAAAGTGTGTAAGTTTATTACTGTTGAAGGTGATTTTGCTGAAATTTATCATTATGAAGATGTAAAAGAACGCTTTTTAAAAATGATAACCAGTAAGAAAAAAGCCTTAGTAGTTATAAATGCTAAAGCTCATGTAGGTTATGATTTGTCTAAAATTATATTGAAAGCAGACAATACTAATAAAAAGATTTTATTGGAACATTTTCCTCAACCTGAAGTATTATCTATAGAAACTAACTTAAATTATTATGATAAAAGCGAAGGATACTTTAATAAGTTTGAAGCTACAGATTTAACAGGTTTACATAACGAAGCTAAATCGCATATTCAAGACAAAATACCAGAAAGCGGTCTTATTCAAATTGCTCAAAAGGAAGCTTTAGAAACCATTTTGCTTATTGAAACTATTGTTGAAACTATTGGTTGGAAGCTGGATTATTCGGCTTTAAAAATTGAAGACAATAATCAAAAGTTAATTAAGAAATGA
- a CDS encoding GNAT family N-acetyltransferase has protein sequence MIEISTDKKRLQITVIHKFLTESYWAKGRKIEEVKKSINNCLCFGVYVNENQIGFARIATDYTVFAYLMDVFILPEYRGKGYSKQLIKAINEEPKLQSCKVWMLKTADAHGLYKQFGYTELKHPEKVMERILK, from the coding sequence ATGATAGAAATATCAACGGATAAAAAACGACTTCAAATTACAGTTATTCATAAGTTTTTAACCGAAAGCTATTGGGCAAAAGGAAGAAAAATTGAAGAAGTAAAAAAGTCCATTAATAATTGTTTGTGTTTTGGTGTTTATGTAAATGAAAATCAAATAGGTTTTGCTAGAATAGCCACCGATTATACTGTTTTTGCTTACTTAATGGATGTGTTTATTTTACCAGAATACAGAGGTAAAGGTTATTCAAAACAATTAATAAAAGCTATTAACGAAGAACCAAAATTACAATCCTGTAAAGTTTGGATGCTTAAAACAGCCGATGCTCATGGACTTTACAAACAATTTGGTTATACAGAATTAAAGCATCCTGAGAAAGTAATGGAACGTATTTTAAAATGA
- a CDS encoding MmcQ/YjbR family DNA-binding protein → MNIEQYRQYCLSKKEVTEHFPFDDDTLVFKVLGKMFALASLKEWESGEGFINLKCDPDYALELRENYTSIKPGYHMNKKLWNSVYIHHGELSAKLIKDLINHSYDMVIKSMSKKMQVKLSEQ, encoded by the coding sequence ATGAATATAGAGCAATACAGACAATATTGTTTAAGCAAAAAAGAAGTGACCGAGCATTTTCCTTTTGATGATGATACTCTAGTTTTTAAAGTTTTAGGAAAAATGTTTGCCTTAGCTTCATTAAAAGAGTGGGAGTCAGGTGAAGGTTTTATAAATCTAAAATGTGATCCAGATTATGCTTTAGAACTCAGAGAAAATTACACTTCTATAAAACCTGGTTATCATATGAACAAAAAACTCTGGAACAGTGTTTATATTCATCATGGTGAACTATCTGCAAAACTTATCAAAGACTTAATAAATCATTCTTATGATATGGTTATTAAAAGTATGTCCAAAAAAATGCAAGTTAAATTAAGTGAGCAATAA